A genomic region of Synechococcus sp. NOUM97013 contains the following coding sequences:
- a CDS encoding RNB domain-containing ribonuclease, which translates to MKFTVADLLDQVPAEGSLETAKLEKILRLTNRSEKQTLDLALQGLNRLGILTIDEEGGVSRGDSNDLVEARLRCSSKGFCFAIRDDGGDDIYIRDHQLNHAWNGDRVLVRLTREGGRRRSPEGGVQCILERSTTSLLASVEHQDDRLVAVPLDDRLLASIELSPDDAAHAEHDKGPSVAEVVLDRYPVAQFPARGHVARSLPLDGGGEVDRELMLTKANLHQRSTAPRASLKAPSAKKRVNLIEQPALLLRGWTAADSPCLPAIHVAPHNGGTRLWIHAPAVAERLTPGNSLDQWLMNQAESVCLGEKWLPLLSAPLTKASNFAVGVEQEAVSMRLDLSSEGEWRDWEFCLSRIKPVAEVGADALQALDDRKPKSRAIPAALKPHKDQIGQLETVVFCARTLHQAEREEGRIELDLQPPLIEGLSDLNLISPDGDGHRWTTPLNVACAHSLLSVFVRQAHRVWEDHRRSLGLPAIVLDAAQPEESALNDVAKAAIALDVPLELDEDGAPSASELATALSGLASSRVLSMQLRQALPESSYSLASETGVENLAVVDASSLSTPADSGEDNQTSTGDLAATTGVTNAMDRLTPQAPWCCPTLHQADLVNQHVLCQLLNEGKDRPTVRQKEKAQLGHRGAASTIDWPLFTPSQDQKLSDVLRERTVQRLNARRRQVHELKRDVVAMAKARSAEPMIDQVQAGIISGVQSYGFFVEIPPSMVEGLVHVSSLNDDWYEYRSRQNRLVGRRSRRVYQLGDPVDVKVLKVDVLRNQIDLEVVPSETPAVSEPLPVSVSEE; encoded by the coding sequence ATGAAATTCACGGTCGCCGATCTGCTCGACCAGGTTCCTGCTGAGGGAAGTCTGGAGACAGCCAAACTCGAGAAGATTCTCCGGCTGACCAATCGTTCAGAAAAACAAACTCTCGACTTGGCTTTGCAGGGCCTGAATCGTCTTGGGATTCTCACCATTGATGAGGAAGGTGGGGTCAGTCGCGGCGATTCCAACGACCTCGTCGAGGCGCGCCTTCGCTGCAGCAGCAAAGGGTTTTGCTTCGCGATCCGCGACGACGGTGGAGACGACATTTACATCCGCGACCACCAGTTGAATCACGCTTGGAACGGCGATCGTGTGCTCGTCCGATTGACACGAGAGGGTGGTCGACGCCGTTCTCCCGAAGGTGGTGTTCAGTGCATTCTCGAGCGCTCCACAACAAGCCTTTTGGCCTCCGTGGAACATCAGGATGATCGTTTGGTAGCGGTACCGCTGGATGACCGCCTGCTCGCATCAATCGAGTTGTCTCCGGATGACGCTGCCCACGCCGAACACGACAAGGGGCCTTCCGTTGCTGAAGTCGTCCTCGACCGCTACCCCGTTGCCCAGTTCCCCGCTCGGGGTCATGTCGCGCGATCACTCCCCCTTGATGGAGGCGGTGAGGTCGATCGCGAGCTGATGCTCACCAAGGCCAATCTTCATCAGCGTTCAACAGCGCCAAGGGCCAGCCTGAAAGCACCTTCTGCCAAAAAGAGGGTCAATCTGATCGAACAGCCGGCGCTGTTATTGCGTGGCTGGACCGCAGCTGATTCACCGTGTCTGCCAGCCATTCATGTCGCGCCTCACAACGGCGGAACCCGTCTTTGGATCCACGCTCCTGCAGTCGCTGAACGCCTCACCCCTGGCAACAGTCTTGATCAATGGCTGATGAATCAGGCGGAATCTGTCTGTCTCGGTGAGAAGTGGTTGCCTTTGCTCAGCGCGCCGTTAACCAAAGCCAGCAACTTCGCTGTGGGCGTCGAGCAAGAGGCTGTTTCAATGCGGCTTGATCTGAGCAGCGAGGGTGAGTGGCGTGACTGGGAATTCTGTTTGAGCAGGATCAAACCGGTCGCCGAAGTGGGTGCTGACGCTCTGCAAGCGCTGGATGACAGAAAACCCAAGTCTCGTGCAATTCCAGCAGCACTCAAACCTCACAAAGACCAGATTGGGCAACTGGAAACAGTGGTGTTCTGTGCTCGCACGCTGCATCAGGCTGAGCGAGAGGAAGGAAGGATCGAACTCGATCTTCAGCCCCCACTGATCGAGGGGCTCTCTGATCTGAATTTGATCTCGCCGGATGGCGACGGTCACCGTTGGACCACACCGTTGAATGTGGCCTGTGCCCACTCCTTGCTGTCCGTTTTCGTTCGTCAGGCTCACCGCGTCTGGGAAGACCATCGGCGATCTCTCGGACTGCCGGCGATCGTTCTCGATGCTGCTCAGCCCGAGGAGTCCGCACTGAATGATGTCGCCAAGGCCGCCATCGCACTCGATGTCCCTCTCGAGTTGGATGAAGATGGAGCGCCGTCGGCATCTGAACTTGCAACTGCACTCTCAGGGCTTGCATCAAGCAGGGTGCTCAGCATGCAACTGCGTCAGGCACTTCCGGAAAGCTCCTATTCACTGGCGAGTGAGACCGGTGTCGAAAACTTGGCAGTCGTTGATGCAAGCTCCCTGTCGACTCCTGCAGATTCCGGTGAAGACAATCAAACGAGCACCGGCGACCTGGCTGCAACAACGGGCGTCACGAACGCGATGGACCGGCTGACCCCACAGGCTCCATGGTGCTGCCCAACACTCCATCAGGCTGATCTGGTCAATCAGCACGTGCTCTGTCAACTCTTAAATGAAGGCAAAGACAGGCCAACCGTTCGTCAAAAGGAAAAAGCCCAGCTCGGACATCGTGGCGCTGCGTCAACAATCGATTGGCCCTTGTTCACTCCATCCCAGGACCAAAAGCTGTCGGATGTGCTGCGGGAACGCACCGTGCAACGGTTGAACGCCCGTCGGCGCCAGGTACACGAACTCAAGCGAGACGTGGTTGCCATGGCCAAAGCGCGTAGCGCCGAACCAATGATCGATCAGGTGCAGGCCGGAATCATCAGTGGCGTTCAGAGCTACGGCTTCTTTGTCGAAATTCCACCGTCCATGGTCGAAGGGCTTGTGCACGTCAGCTCCCTCAACGACGACTGGTATGAATACCGATCAAGGCAAAACCGACTGGTGGGCCGTCGCAGCAGGCGTGTGTATCAACTCGGTGATCCCGTGGATGTGAAGGTGCTCAAAGTTGATGTTCTCAGGAATCAAATTGACCTTGAGGTGGTTCCTTCGGAAACGCCAGCAGTGTCTGAGCCTCTTCCCGTGTCTGTGAGCGAGGAATGA
- a CDS encoding TMEM165/GDT1 family protein, which produces MNFALLISTFVTVFLAELGDKTQLATVAISGTSDRPLAVFIGSSSALVLASLIGALAGGSLSTVVPADWLQLAASLGFLIIGIKLLWPMLNGSGSLASPEE; this is translated from the coding sequence ATGAATTTTGCGCTGCTGATCTCCACATTCGTCACGGTGTTCCTTGCTGAACTCGGCGACAAAACCCAACTGGCAACCGTGGCCATCAGCGGCACATCAGACCGGCCGCTCGCCGTGTTCATCGGTTCGTCCAGTGCCCTTGTGCTGGCAAGCCTGATCGGGGCTTTGGCTGGGGGATCTCTCTCAACTGTTGTGCCAGCCGATTGGTTGCAACTCGCGGCATCGCTGGGTTTCTTGATCATCGGCATCAAGCTGCTCTGGCCGATGCTGAATGGAAGTGGCTCGTTGGCATCACCCGAGGAGTGA
- a CDS encoding TMEM165/GDT1 family protein, giving the protein MTEAGNSQRPGFSAVLVTTFTTVFLAELGDKTQLATLLLSAQSGEPWLVFGGAALALICSSLVGVLVGRWLSKLMPPERLEQMAGLLMLGLGLWLGSQALQSLLNASAA; this is encoded by the coding sequence ATGACTGAAGCCGGCAATTCCCAGCGTCCAGGCTTCTCAGCGGTTCTGGTGACAACATTCACCACGGTGTTTCTTGCCGAGCTCGGTGACAAGACGCAGCTGGCAACACTGTTGCTGTCAGCACAATCCGGTGAACCTTGGTTGGTGTTCGGAGGTGCGGCTCTGGCCTTGATCTGCTCCAGTCTGGTGGGAGTTCTTGTCGGACGCTGGCTGTCCAAGTTGATGCCACCGGAACGGTTGGAGCAGATGGCAGGGCTCTTGATGCTGGGTTTGGGTCTGTGGCTTGGTTCACAAGCGTTGCAGTCACTCCTGAATGCATCAGCTGCGTGA
- a CDS encoding YkgJ family cysteine cluster protein — MTRPDPIWSCMDHCGACCRLAPDERPEALEALSPEQQEIYLSMVGPDGWCLHFDTGSRRCRIYDTRPDFCRVSSLCSLFGVDDAEADAFAISCCRQQIRSVHGGRSRELRKFESQIRSSRTVR; from the coding sequence ATGACACGACCCGATCCCATCTGGTCCTGCATGGACCATTGCGGAGCCTGTTGTCGTCTGGCCCCGGATGAGCGGCCAGAGGCGCTTGAAGCCTTAAGCCCTGAGCAACAGGAGATTTATCTGAGCATGGTGGGCCCTGATGGTTGGTGCCTCCATTTCGATACGGGATCCAGGCGTTGTCGGATCTACGACACGCGACCTGACTTCTGTCGCGTCAGCAGCTTGTGCAGCTTGTTTGGCGTTGACGATGCAGAGGCGGATGCGTTTGCAATCAGCTGTTGCCGACAGCAGATTCGTTCGGTGCATGGCGGCCGCAGCCGAGAACTGCGTAAGTTCGAAAGCCAAATCCGATCTTCTCGAACCGTGCGATGA
- the psb30 gene encoding photosystem II reaction center protein Ycf12/Psb30, translated as MPLIRFPSMGLDFHLIANFAALALITLAGPAVIFILFYKRGAL; from the coding sequence ATGCCGCTCATCCGCTTTCCATCCATGGGTCTTGATTTCCACTTGATCGCCAATTTCGCGGCACTGGCCCTGATCACACTTGCCGGTCCGGCCGTGATCTTCATCCTGTTTTACAAGCGCGGCGCGCTCTGA
- a CDS encoding chloride channel protein yields MSPDTRHESVLIPGTLPYQGRLKAVVRHFFGLVIVGVLIGLACLPLNLVDRVQEQLYALLPTSATTGWGGQGLIIALLPLVVMPVLLLLQRGPWQAGAGSGIPSTMNSLEDPSRLPKAMAAAGTVQRGVLWSIATVAMFPLGREGPVVQFGAAVARACHRRFGSWLPSLSERQMVAIGGGAGLAGGFNTPLLGAVFMLEELTADYAIVTIWPALVISVAAAGFSNIGGEPMFGLGVLNIAAPESEQLLMAIPIGIVCGLIGGVFNKGLVWLTKRLAPMVRARPVKTGLCLGAGLSVLALLSWGTSTSDGEALVRQLIDQGMPNAFSSDQKLVSGVTSLWITIVRVIGPMLALSPGVPGGLIDPSLTFGAVLGYTICAIVGVSTQMGIGLGLAAGLSGATQLPLVSIIFSWRLAGDQQLFAGVVLAAVLAAYTGRLVCRDPVYHGLSKLQSAPRL; encoded by the coding sequence ATGAGTCCGGACACACGCCATGAATCCGTTCTGATCCCAGGAACGCTTCCTTATCAAGGACGTCTCAAAGCTGTTGTCAGGCACTTCTTCGGTCTGGTGATCGTTGGTGTGCTGATCGGCCTGGCCTGTCTGCCTTTGAACCTGGTTGATCGTGTTCAGGAACAGCTCTACGCCTTGCTGCCCACTTCAGCGACGACTGGTTGGGGAGGGCAGGGACTGATCATCGCGTTGCTGCCTCTGGTGGTGATGCCTGTGCTGTTGCTTCTGCAGCGGGGGCCCTGGCAAGCCGGAGCGGGTTCGGGCATTCCATCCACCATGAACTCTCTGGAGGACCCGTCACGCCTCCCCAAAGCAATGGCTGCAGCTGGAACCGTGCAACGCGGTGTGTTGTGGTCCATCGCCACTGTCGCGATGTTTCCGTTGGGACGCGAAGGTCCTGTTGTTCAATTCGGTGCCGCCGTGGCTCGGGCCTGTCATCGTCGATTCGGCTCTTGGCTGCCTTCACTCAGCGAGCGACAGATGGTGGCAATCGGTGGAGGCGCTGGACTCGCGGGTGGATTCAACACACCGCTGCTGGGTGCCGTTTTCATGCTGGAAGAGCTGACAGCTGATTACGCCATCGTCACGATCTGGCCAGCCCTGGTGATCAGCGTGGCAGCCGCTGGTTTCTCCAACATCGGTGGTGAGCCCATGTTTGGGCTAGGAGTTCTCAACATCGCCGCACCTGAATCAGAACAGTTGCTGATGGCCATCCCGATCGGGATTGTCTGCGGATTGATCGGCGGTGTGTTCAACAAAGGTCTGGTTTGGCTGACAAAGCGTCTTGCTCCGATGGTGCGTGCTCGCCCCGTCAAGACAGGGCTGTGCCTTGGAGCCGGATTGAGTGTTTTGGCTCTTCTGAGCTGGGGAACCTCAACGTCCGACGGTGAGGCACTGGTGCGTCAATTGATCGATCAAGGCATGCCCAATGCCTTTTCATCTGATCAAAAACTGGTCAGCGGTGTGACATCCCTGTGGATCACTATTGTGCGAGTGATTGGTCCGATGCTGGCCCTCAGCCCTGGTGTCCCGGGAGGTCTAATCGATCCGTCACTGACGTTCGGTGCCGTTCTCGGCTACACGATCTGCGCCATCGTCGGTGTGAGCACTCAGATGGGAATCGGCCTGGGGCTCGCCGCAGGGCTTTCTGGAGCCACACAGCTTCCCCTGGTCTCGATCATTTTTTCCTGGAGGCTGGCCGGAGACCAACAGCTTTTTGCTGGTGTTGTCTTGGCCGCAGTGCTTGCCGCCTACACCGGACGACTGGTGTGCAGGGATCCGGTGTATCACGGCCTAAGCAAGCTTCAGAGCGCGCCGCGCTTGTAA